ATCATCGGCGCCCTGATCGCCGGCGCGTTCCTGGGGTGGTTGTACAAGACCGTCAATCGGCGGATGCCCGACACCATCAGCGTGATGGCGAGCCCGTTCATCACGGTGCTGGTGGGTGGCGCGGTAATCCTGTTCGTCGTACAGCCCGTCGGTTTTTACGCGTCCAACTGGATCGCCAACGGCGTGAAGGCCCTGCTGGACGTGGGCGGTCCGCTGGTGGGCGCCGTGCTGGCCGGGACCTTCTTGCCCATGGTCATGTTGGGGATCCACCAGGGAACGGTGCCGATCCACGTGGAGCTCATCAACTCCCTCGGCAACACCCCGTTGCTGCCCATCTTGGCCATGGCCGGCGCGGGCCAGGTGGGCGCGTCGTTGGCGGTCTACGTGAAGACGCGCAACCGCGAGTTGCGCCAGATCATCCTCAGCGCGCTGCCTGTGGGCATCCTGGGCATCGGCGAGCCGCTGATCTACGGCGTGACGCTGCCGCTGGGACGGCCCTTCGTCGCCGCCTGCCTGGGCGGCGCAGTGGGCGGTGCCTTCATCGCCGTGACCAAGATCGGTGCACTGGCTCTCGGGGTCTCCGGGGTACTCCTGGCCTTCCTGGTGACCAATCCGGCGCTGTACCTGTTGGGGATCCTGATCTCGTATATCGCCGGATTCGCCATCTCGTACGCCATGGGATTCGACGAGAGCCTGGCGCAGAACAGCCAGACCTTCGCCTTCACCGCCGACTGACTGCGCCGAGGGCCGCGGGCTCCAACTGCGGGAGGCTCAACCAGTCACTACCCACCGGTTGGTGTGGTGGTGCGCCGGACGACCCCAGCGGGCGTGGACCGGCTCGCCGGCGCACCCGACGGGGGTTTCCTGCCCGGTGGCGGGGACGGGTCGCAGCCGGCGAGCCCCCGCCCGTGCGGGACGGATGCCGGCCGCTGGGGTGGCCGGCATCCGTCCCGCTTCGGGGCTCAGCGGGCTTGCCCATCGGACCATGATCGCGCGACGCGTTCCGTAAGCCGTGACGTCGACGGGACGTCGTGCGGGCGAGGAGGAGTGGACGTGAACAGCGGACAAGAGGGGAACAGGCCCCAGGGCGGTTCCGTGCCGTCCCACCGCGGAGTCACGGAGCGGGCGGACTCCGCCCCCACGAGCCGCCGGGTGGACCTGGCGCGGCTGGTGACCGAACAGCCCAACCCGGCCACGGCGACCCTGGACACTCTCGACGCCCGGGAGATCTGTCG
The sequence above is drawn from the Thermaerobacter sp. FW80 genome and encodes:
- a CDS encoding PTS transporter subunit EIIC yields the protein MAEERAIAQTILDVVGRANVRAAEHCMTRLRLDLADVESVDPNRLKKISGVKGVVRTGNQLQIIFGPGLAERVTAAVAAELRSGGGSAPQAKVEPSEAGAETRPGGVRSFLKRIANIFLPLLPAIIGSGLIIGLTNFFVRIGWITDQTTVAGVPVLAVLQVLGGTFLAFMHILVGMNAAREYGGPPAIGALAGMLLIAPSLQNIPNMAPGRGGIIGALIAGAFLGWLYKTVNRRMPDTISVMASPFITVLVGGAVILFVVQPVGFYASNWIANGVKALLDVGGPLVGAVLAGTFLPMVMLGIHQGTVPIHVELINSLGNTPLLPILAMAGAGQVGASLAVYVKTRNRELRQIILSALPVGILGIGEPLIYGVTLPLGRPFVAACLGGAVGGAFIAVTKIGALALGVSGVLLAFLVTNPALYLLGILISYIAGFAISYAMGFDESLAQNSQTFAFTAD